Proteins encoded within one genomic window of Solea senegalensis isolate Sse05_10M linkage group LG11, IFAPA_SoseM_1, whole genome shotgun sequence:
- the dnmt3ba gene encoding DNA (cytosine-5-)-methyltransferase 3 beta, duplicate a isoform X3 — MATTVVLSPDSSQDKSSRFQVVKWINNLLKTDFKDVREMGSGACHCQIMDCVAPGSVDMTKVKFDAQGEDESKHNFSLLQEAFNKNGITRSIPVENLLKGDLKSNFEIIKWFKAFYTANVKREEYDPVKARNGHDISPVVPSSESRRSNLESDMEENGTEKTNKFPFTEKWKNIYEWAEPSNLGEQHTYCRICSRNLSTIHKGIIELQRHEKTNKHLKRKIYKNAHAQSQCPELLPNPCSDAAIRFIHSHFEKASDKGVQGSINFARRKLGLQYPKDITSICQHTPYCVYIYKGVTDGKGDTVSVVLVGFFDIDACRHCIRFLDALQLKDDAEEQRAAVVSETLKKFGLPTENMVAVYLDGNGVASEQICSHLREVNSNTLALGGLYSICDAACHVGVKQLSNQVQELLTGIHSHYSTCSPKDDKLKDLFGSDITVDGPSFCINNSCLNLCLLVSKMLAIWTDLVSYFSSCDEDNDAAKLICSQLQDPKLRATFMFLEQALKPLHSFQMHLQTPEGGSRANLLVILEKASNLLSTYSSYFLDPQAVVCLLTESDVNVLKNSKFHLTSPKLSVGGKAVEDFLNESVAAEALPLLKEEMVSFYIAVTDCILTKLPLNDGLLRSMALLLNPQSSKKLTTKAVKELGSKLGICISPDDVTQLTKEFLKYQRAEEGENNHLADVSLEKHWASVLRDTELNMFRKLLLALLSLPCPPLDSQHVFTQALENGDTALVSESEGFREGACQAATDALVQNNDEIGRNRRMPQCEVRLTKINKLKNDHDFSPGNNGIVEGTCRGGFGWESSLRQKPQARTVFQAGANSWSEPVGPDKESKKGLESQDEVPEQSSPSNKSTPRGRKKYVYQDGKGFLSGELVWGKVKGFSWWPGMVMPWKTKSSPPGMRKVEWFGDGMFSEIYTEGLLPFNAFTKCFCKNSFASLPVYKEAIYQIIELAGERCGKSFAESEGNKEKELKMMLDWASEGFLPTGPDGFLPPDSVAHATSSESALSDYQPPAKRKYVVKNKANAAAIIYSRESMVDAVKEKGKKISDVCLSCGSFEIEAQHPLFEGGLCQKCKENFIETLYRYDEDGYQSYCTVCCAGSEVILCGNASCCRCFCKDCVDILVGPGTFDKLKDVDPWSCYMCQPSQCGGNLKLRPDWSVKVQDFFVNNSAMEFEPHRVYPSIPADQRRPIKVLSLFDGIATGYLVLKDLGMTMERYIASEICDDSIAVGMIKHEGKVEYVNDVRTITRKHLLHCLFK; from the exons ATGGCAACAACAGTGGTTTTGAGTCCAGACTCCTCCCAGGATAAGAGCAGCCGTTTTCAGGTGGtgaagtggatcaacaacctGCTGAAAACCGACTTCAAAGATGTGCGGGAAATGGGTTCAG GTGCTTGTCACTGCCAGATCATGGATTGTGTTGCTCCTGGCTCTGTTGACATGACCAAAGTGAAGTTTGATGCACAGGGGGAAGATGAATCTAAGCACAACTTTAGTCTCCTCCAAGAGGCTTTCAACAAGAATGGTATCACACGG AGCATTCCAGTTGAGAACCTCCTGAAGGGGGATTTAAAAAGCAACTTTGAGATCATAAAGTGGTTTAAAGCTTTCTACACAGCAAACGTGAAAAGAGAAGAATATGACCCCGTGAAAGCTCGGAATGGCCATGATATCAGCCCTGTTGTGCCATCGTCAGAGTCAC GACGTTCTAATTTGGAATCAGACATGGAAGAGAACggcacagaaaaaacaaacaaattcccGTTTACTGAAAAATGGAAGAATATTTATGAATGGGCTGAACCTAGTAATCTTGGAGAGCAGCACACCTACTGCAGAATTTGTTCCAGAAACCTTTCCACAATTCATAAAGGCATCATTGAACTTCAACGACAcgagaagacaaacaaacacctgaagAGAAAGATTTACAAGAATGCCCATGCGCAAAGCCAATGCCCTGAATTGTTGCCTAACCCCTGCAGTGATGCAGCTATCCGATTTATTCACAGTCACTTTGAAAAAGCCTCTGACAAAGGAGTCCAGGGCTCTATAAATTTTGCACGCCGCAAACTGGGGCTGCAGTACCCCAAAGATATCACATCAATTTGCCAGCACACTCcttactgtgtttacatttataaagGGGTAACAGATGGAAAGGGTGACACCGTCTCTGTGGTCCTTGTTGGGTTTTTTGATATTGATGCCTGCAGGCACTGCATCCGGTTTCTGGATGCTCTTCAGTTGAAGGATGATGCAGAAGAACAAAGAGCTGCAGTGGTGTCGGAGACCTTGAAGAAATTTGGTTTACCCACAGAGAACATGGTAGCTGTTTACCTCGATGGTAATGGTGTTGCCTCAGAGCAGATCTGCTCACACCTCAGGGAGGTCAACTCAAACACATTAGCCCTTGGAGGGCTGTACAGCATCTGTGATGCTGCCTGTCATGTTGGGGTTAAGCAGCTCTCCAATCAGGTTCAAGAACTACTGACAGGCATTCACTCCCACTACTCCACCTGTTCTCCAAAGGATGACAAACTCAAGGATCTTTTTGGCTCAGATATCACTGTGGACGGTCCATCATTTTGTATCAACAATAGCTGCCTCAACCTTTGCCTTTTAGTCTCAAAAATGTTGGCAATATGGACGGATCTTGTATCGTACTTTAGCTCTTGTGACGAGGACAATGATGCAGCCAAGTTAATCTGCTCCCAGCTGCAGGATCCCAAACTGAGGGCAACCTTTATGTTCCTGGAGCAGGCCTTGAAGCCACTGCACAGTTTTCAGATGCATCTGCAAACACCAGAGGGAGGTTCTCGAGCTAATTTGCTGGTCATCCTGGAAAAAGCCAGTAACCTGCTGAGTACCTACAGCTCCTACTTCCTTGATCCTCAAGCTGTTGTTTGCCTCCTCACGGAAAGTGATGTCAATGTCCTTAAGAACAGCAAATTCCACCTGACAAGCCCCAAGCTCAGTGTGGGTGGGAAAGCGGTGGAAGATTTCCTGAATGAATCTGTGGCTGCCGAGGCACTGCCCCTGTTAAAGGAGGAGATGGTGTCTTTCTACATCGCAGTGACAGATTGCATTTTAACAAAGCTGCCTTTAAATGATGGATTGCTAAGGAGTATGGCTTTGCTCTTGAACCCTCAAAGTAGTAAAAAATTGACAACAAAAGCCGTCAAAGAGCTTGGAAGCAAACTCGGAATCTGTATTTCCCCCGACGATGTCACCCAGCTCACTAAAGAATTCCTGAAGTATCAGCGGGCCGAAGAAGGAGAGAATAACCACTTAGCAGATGTTTCACTGGAGAAACACTGGGCCAGTGTACTGAGGGACACAGAGCTGAACATGTTCAGAAAGCTTCTTTTGGCACTATTGTCTCTACCATGTCCACCACTTGATAGTCAGCATGTTTTTACtcag GCTTTAGAGAATGGAGACACTGCACTGGTCTCCGAGAGTGAAGGCTTTAGAGAAGGAGCGTGCCAGGCTGCAACTGACGCCTTAGTTCAAAATAATG ATGAGATTGGCCGTAATAGGAGAATGCCGCAATGTGAAGTCCGCCTTACAAAGATAAATA AGCTGAAGAATGACCATGATTTTTCACCTGGAAATAATGGCATCGTGGAG GGGACCTGTAGGGGAGGTTTTGGTTGGGAGAGCAGCTTACGCCAGAAGCCACAAGCCCGTACAGTGTTTCAGGCTGGTGCTAACTCCTGGTCCGAACCTGTAGGTCCTGATAAGGAAAGCAAAAAGGGTCTGGAGTCCCAAGATGAGGTG CCAGAACAGTCATCTCCATCCAATAAATCAACACCAAGAGGACGAAAGAAATATGTCTACCAG GATGGGAAAGGGTTTCTGTCAGGAGAGCTGGTGTGGGGGAAAGTGAAGGGGTTTTCCTGGTGGCCTGGGATGGTGATGCCCTGGAAAACAAAGTCATCTCCCCCGGGCATGAGGAAGGTGGAGTGGTTCGGAGATGGGATGTTCTCCGAG ATTTACACAGAGGGTTTACTGCCGTTCAATGCTTTCACCAAGTGCTTCTGTAAAAATTCCTTTGCCAGCTTGCCCGTCTACAAAGAAGCCATCTACCAAATAATTGAG TTGGCAGGTGAGCGATGTGGGAAGTCTTTTGCCGAGTcagaaggaaataaagaaaaagagctGAAAATGATGCTGGACTGGGCTTCTGAAGGATTTCTGCCCACAGGACCGGACGGATTCCTGCCACCTG ACTCTGTTGCACATGCCACTTCCTCCGAGTCTGCCCTCTCCGACTACCAGCCTCCAGCAAAAAGGAAATACGTTGTAAAAAATAAGGCAAATGCAGCCGCTATTATCTACAGCAGAG agTCAATGGTAGACGCAGTCAAAGAAAAGGGCAAAAAAATATCAG ATGTGTGCTTGTCTTGTGGATCATTTGAGATTGAAGCGCAGCACCCACTGTTTGAAGGTGGTCTTTGTCAAAAATGCAAG GAGAACTTCATAGAAACACTGTACCGCTACGATGAAGACGGCTACCAGTCATATTGCACCGTGTGCTGTGCCGGATCAGAGGTCATTCTGTGTGGCAACGCCAGCTGCTGCAG GTGTTTCTGTAAGGACTGTGTTGACATCCTGGTGGGTCCAGGAACCTTTGACAAGCTGAAAGATGTCGATCCCTGGAGCTGCTACATGTGCCAGCCATCACAGTGTGGAGGAAACCTCAAACTCAGACCAGACTGGAGCGTTAAAGTCCAAGACTTCTTTGTCAACAACAGCGCCATGGAGTTT GAGCCTCACAGAGTGTATCCCTCCATCCCTGCTGATCAGCGCAGACCAATCAAGGTGCTCTCACTTTTTGATGGCATTGCAACAG GATACCTGGTGCTCAAAGACCTGGGCATGACGATGGAGCGCTACATCGCCTCTGAGATTTGTGACGACTCGATTGCCGTGGGCATGATCAAGCACGAGGGGAAGGTCGAATATGTCAATGATGTCCGTACCATCACCAGGAAACAC TTACTACATTGCCTATTCAAATAA